The nucleotide window GCTGTTGATGCAAAAACAGAGGCGAAAATTATCGACAATATTCAAAATGAACGTAGTGGTAAAACGACGATTATTACAACACACCGTTTATCAGGCATTCAGCACGCAGATCAGATTATCGTGCTAGATGAAGGGATGATTACAGAGCAAGGTACACATGAAGAGCTTCTTGCACAAAATGGTTGGTATAAAGAGCAGTTTGACCGCCAGCAGCTAGAGGGGGAATCTGAATGAGTACAAGTAAACGATTGTATCATTACGCATTATTATTTAAAAAGCCAATATTAGTAGGGCTCGTTTTATTAACATTAGCAGTTTTTACAGATTTAGCAGGACCATTTATCGCTAAGCACATTATTGATAACTATATGACACCAGGAGATATTGCTGTTAAACCATTAACATGGCTATTAATTGTCTTCTTCGGGTTATCAATAGCGACAGCAATTTTACGTTATTTTATGTATATTTATTTGCAAATTGGGGCAAATCGTGTTGTACAGCAAATGCGCCAAGATGTCTTTGGACATATTCAAACATTGCCAATTCACTACTTTGACAACTTACCAGCCGGCAAAGTAGTGGCACGTGTAACGAATGATACAGAGGCAGTGCGTAATTTATATGTAACAGTGCTATCACAATTTGCAACAAGCATTATTTCCATTGCAGGGGTTTATATTGCATTATTTATTTTAGATGTGAAGTTAGGGTTAATTGCCTTAGTTGTGATTCCATTTATTTACGTGTGGATGATTGGTTATCGTAAATTTGCCTCTAAATACAATCACGTTATTCGTACAAAAATCGCTGATATTAATGCGATGATTAATGAATCGATTAATGGAATGACGATTATTCAAGCATTCCGCCGTGAAGACCAAATGAAAAAGGAATTTGCGGAGATGAATAATGAGCATTACGAGTATGAGCGGAAGCTATTATTTTTAGATTCAGCAACATCCTTTAATTTAGTAAACGTATTGCGTTTATTAATGTTTATGGTGTTTATTTATTACTTTGGTACGCAGTCGATGACGATGCCTGAAGCAATTACAGCAGGGACATTGTATGCGCTTGTTGACTATTTAACGCGCTTATTCAATCCGATTGTCCAATTTGTTAATCAGTTCTCACAGCTAGAGCGCTCATTAGTGGCTGGCTCTCGCGTATTTGAGCTATTGGATCAAAAAGGGGAAGCGGTAAGCGAGGAGCGCATCCCACGTTACGAGGGCAATGTGGTATTTGACAATGTTTCCTTCGCTTATAAAGATGATGAGTACGTCTTGAAAAATTTAAACTTTGAAGCGAAGAAAGGCGAAACAGTGGCGCTTGTTGGGCATACAGGCTCAGGTAAAAGCTCTATTATGAACTTGTTATTCCGCTTCTATGACCCACAAAAAGGGCATATCACAATTGATGGGCAAAATATTACAAGCTTGCCGCGCCAATCCATTCGTGACCATATGGGTATTGTGCTACAGGACCCATATTTATTTACAGGTACAATCGCTTCCAATGTGAGCTTAAATGATGAGCGTATTTCACGCGAAACAGTTGAAAAAGCATTAGCTGCAGTAGGTGGCGAGCGCGTTTTGGCAAATTTAGAAAAAGGACTAGATGAGCCAGTAATTGAAAAAGGAAGCACGCTGTCATCAGGACAGCGCCAATTAATTTCCTTTGCACGTGCACTAGCATTCAATCCAGCGATTTTAATATTAGATGAAGCGACATCGAATATTGATACGGAGACAGAGGAAATTATTCAGCATGCGATGGACGTATTAAAGCAAGGGCGTACGACATTTATTATTGCGCATCGTCTATCAACAATTAAAAATGCTGATAAAATTCTTGTACTAGATCGTGGTGAAATCGTTGAGCAAGGCACACATGATGAGCTGTTAGCATTAGGTGGTCGCTATGAAACGATGTACCAGCTACAGGCAAATTCATTGAATGGCTAAATCAGAGGAGCTGCCGATTTTTCGGCAGCTTTTTTATATGGATGAATGAATTAGATTTTTTAGGGGGATTACCATGACAACAAATAAGCAGCTCGCACAATTTCTGGCATTGCTAAACAACGAGCCAGCACATCATATAGGCTACTGTGGTGAAAATGTAGAAGAAATTGAGCAAGCTTTGAGAGAAGATTTTACAGAGGATGCTTTTGTTATTGCATATGCTAATGAGCATATTACAGCAGCAATTGGCTTAGATATAGATGGCACAAGTGCGGAAGTATGGGGACCATTTATGCAACAAGCGGAGCAAGCACCATTGCTAATTACTATGTGGCAGCAGCTTTTAGAAAAGCAGCCAAGCATTACGAAGTTCCAATTTTTTATTAATGAGCAAAATAAGCTAGCAATCGAATTTGCAGAGGCAATCGATGCTAAGCAAACAGGACAGCATGCAGTTTTATTATGGCAACAGCAGGAGCAACAAGCAGAGACATCCTTCAATTTTTATGAGCCACAATTTTATGAGGCTTTTGCAGCAATACACAATGCTGCATTCCCCAATACGTATTATAATGCAGAAACAATTATTAAGCGTTTAAGCAATGAAAATGAATTGCTATTACTTGTCAATGAAGAGGGACAGCTACAAGGCTACGCATATATCGAGGTAGATGCTCTATATAAAAATGCAGCTATTGAATATATTGCAATTGCGCCCGCTTTTTGGCGACAAGGGTTAGGTACAAAGCTATTAATGATGGTACTTGCCCATATAGGTAGGGTACATCAAATTTCAGAAGTTCGATTAACGGTAGATAGAGCGAATGAGGCAGCACTGCGGTTATATAAAGCAGCAGGATTTACTGTAAAGCATGAACTAATCAGCTATTATTTAATAAAATAGTAGAATTGGCTTCTTTTAATCAGGTATAACTAGAGCAAGAAATATATTGTTAATAAAGATTTAATAGGGTTGTCCAAAAAAACTTTTTGGGCAGCCCGCTTTCTTTTCTATGATAAAATAAACGTAAAATATGCATACATTTGTAGGTGATAAAATGATAAAGCCTGTACAGTTTGTTTTATTTTGCAAAATACATCGTAGCAATTTAATGCAAAATATTAGTTCTTATGTGCAGATGGAGGAAGGGCTATCCTTTGAAGAAAAACAAGAGATCATTGAGTTTGCAGATCACTTTTTAAGCTTTGTTATTAAGCAAAGTGATGCTGATGAGCTAAATAATTTAACAAATCAGCTACAGTTGTTTATTCAAGTGCATTTACGCCAAATATCAGGACAGTTTTTAAATATATTCCGTGCCGTTTTTGAACAAGCAACATTGCGTTTATTATTTGATCAAAAGCATCCACAAATCGAGCCGCTCTTTCTTTTTTTATCAAATTGCATGATGGGCTTAATGCAGCAATATTATGTATCAGTTGATGCGTCACATGAGCGGTTGACATTTGATATGAGTGGACTTAGTAAAATAGATGAAGTGTTAATTCGTGCTTCTAGCGCAGTGGAATTGCCAGCCATTTTGGAAGAAGTGAAGAGTATCTTCCAATTTAAGCGCTGTATTTTTTATGTATATATCCCATGGAAAAATGAGTTTCAAGGAATGTTCGGAGATCAACTAGAAATTATCCAAAATATTAAAGGAAGCTTAACCGCAGATTTACCTATTTTTAGCTTGAGGCAGCCACTCTATTTGCGGGAGCCGTATCCGTATATTGATAATGAATTGATTCAAAAATTCAATTTGTCATCAATGATTTTTATTCCTGTTATCAATGGAAGTCAATTATACGGGTGGCTAGAGCTTGATCAAAAAGGGGATTTCTTTCCATATTCACAAGTGCAATTAGACACATTAGAGCTTG belongs to Lysinibacillus louembei and includes:
- a CDS encoding ABC transporter ATP-binding protein; the protein is MSTSKRLYHYALLFKKPILVGLVLLTLAVFTDLAGPFIAKHIIDNYMTPGDIAVKPLTWLLIVFFGLSIATAILRYFMYIYLQIGANRVVQQMRQDVFGHIQTLPIHYFDNLPAGKVVARVTNDTEAVRNLYVTVLSQFATSIISIAGVYIALFILDVKLGLIALVVIPFIYVWMIGYRKFASKYNHVIRTKIADINAMINESINGMTIIQAFRREDQMKKEFAEMNNEHYEYERKLLFLDSATSFNLVNVLRLLMFMVFIYYFGTQSMTMPEAITAGTLYALVDYLTRLFNPIVQFVNQFSQLERSLVAGSRVFELLDQKGEAVSEERIPRYEGNVVFDNVSFAYKDDEYVLKNLNFEAKKGETVALVGHTGSGKSSIMNLLFRFYDPQKGHITIDGQNITSLPRQSIRDHMGIVLQDPYLFTGTIASNVSLNDERISRETVEKALAAVGGERVLANLEKGLDEPVIEKGSTLSSGQRQLISFARALAFNPAILILDEATSNIDTETEEIIQHAMDVLKQGRTTFIIAHRLSTIKNADKILVLDRGEIVEQGTHDELLALGGRYETMYQLQANSLNG
- a CDS encoding LuxR C-terminal-related transcriptional regulator; translated protein: MIKPVQFVLFCKIHRSNLMQNISSYVQMEEGLSFEEKQEIIEFADHFLSFVIKQSDADELNNLTNQLQLFIQVHLRQISGQFLNIFRAVFEQATLRLLFDQKHPQIEPLFLFLSNCMMGLMQQYYVSVDASHERLTFDMSGLSKIDEVLIRASSAVELPAILEEVKSIFQFKRCIFYVYIPWKNEFQGMFGDQLEIIQNIKGSLTADLPIFSLRQPLYLREPYPYIDNELIQKFNLSSMIFIPVINGSQLYGWLELDQKGDFFPYSQVQLDTLELVGKRLGLLFSRKPVTSQLEQHSGLTEKEHSVLYLIAEGYSNKEIATTLFISEFTVRDYVQRLLAKLQVKNRTHLVGEVFKRGIL
- a CDS encoding GNAT family N-acetyltransferase codes for the protein MTTNKQLAQFLALLNNEPAHHIGYCGENVEEIEQALREDFTEDAFVIAYANEHITAAIGLDIDGTSAEVWGPFMQQAEQAPLLITMWQQLLEKQPSITKFQFFINEQNKLAIEFAEAIDAKQTGQHAVLLWQQQEQQAETSFNFYEPQFYEAFAAIHNAAFPNTYYNAETIIKRLSNENELLLLVNEEGQLQGYAYIEVDALYKNAAIEYIAIAPAFWRQGLGTKLLMMVLAHIGRVHQISEVRLTVDRANEAALRLYKAAGFTVKHELISYYLIK